A genomic window from Bombus pyrosoma isolate SC7728 linkage group LG8, ASM1482585v1, whole genome shotgun sequence includes:
- the LOC122570111 gene encoding NAD-dependent protein deacylase Sirt4 isoform X1: MFKINVICVKSCKTVNTIGILLYRSYTSDFAFVPKCKPVEDRDLLMLKGFINSHSNMCILTGAGVSTESGIPDYRSEGVGLYARSNRRPVLYKDFCNSAEIRRRYWARNYIGWPRFSSVKANSVHEILKKLEDHNKIRCIVTQNVDNLHTKAGSKKVIELHGTAFKVMCLNCNERICRYQLQEILDRMNPNMTGTSEMIRPDGDVDISQEQVERFKIPPCENCGGVLKPDIIFFGDNVPRQIVESVRYNVEHSDSLLILGTTLTTFSGYRIALQASHAKKPIAIVNIGKTRADNLAEIKVEGRCGDILSRIYSMIDQHEECMEC; encoded by the exons atgtttaaaataaatgttatatgtgTAAAGTCATGTAAGACTGTTAATACAATAGGAATATTATTAT atagATCATATACATCAGATTTTGCATTTGTCCCAAAATGTAAACCTGTGGAAGACAGAGATTTGTTGATGTTGAAGGGTTTTATCAATAGTCACAGTAATATGTGCATATTAACAGGAGCAGGAGTATCCACAGAAAGTGGTATTCCTGATTATAGATCCGAAGGCGTTGGCCTTTATGCAAGAAGCAATCGCAGACCAGTTCTTTACAAAGACTTTTGTAACAGCGCTGAGATTAGAAGGCGATATTGGGCTCGAAATTATATAGGTTGGCCAAG ATTTTCTTCTGTTAAAGCAAATAGTGTGCatgaaatactaaaaaaattagaagatcATAACAAAATAAGATGTATCGTTACACAAAATGTTGACAACTTGCACACAAAAGCAGGCAGCAAAAAAGTGATAGAGTTACATGGGACAGCATTTAAAGTAATGTGTCTCAACTGTAATGAAAGAATATGTAGATATCAATTGCAAGAAATTTTAGATAGAATGAATCCAAACATGACAGGGACTAGTGAAATGATAAGACCCGATGGAGATGTGGATATATCGCaa GAGCAAGTAGAAAGATTCAAAATTCCACCGTGTGAAAATTGTGGTGGTGTTCTTAAGCCAGACATAATCTTCTTTGGGGACAATGTCCCACGTCAAATTGTAGAAAGTGTCAGATATAATGTTGAGCATTCAGATTCTCTACTAATTTTGGGTACAACACTAACTACATTTTCTGGCTATCGAATCGCGTTGCAAGCTAGCCATGCTAAAAAGCCAATAGCCATAGTGAATATTGGAAAAACCAGAGCAGACAATCTCGCGGAAATCAAAGTGGAAGGTAGATGTGGcgatattttatcgagaaTTTACTCAATGATTGATCAACATGAGGAATGTATggaatgttaa
- the LOC122570111 gene encoding NAD-dependent protein deacylase Sirt4 isoform X2, giving the protein MLKGFINSHSNMCILTGAGVSTESGIPDYRSEGVGLYARSNRRPVLYKDFCNSAEIRRRYWARNYIGWPRFSSVKANSVHEILKKLEDHNKIRCIVTQNVDNLHTKAGSKKVIELHGTAFKVMCLNCNERICRYQLQEILDRMNPNMTGTSEMIRPDGDVDISQEQVERFKIPPCENCGGVLKPDIIFFGDNVPRQIVESVRYNVEHSDSLLILGTTLTTFSGYRIALQASHAKKPIAIVNIGKTRADNLAEIKVEGRCGDILSRIYSMIDQHEECMEC; this is encoded by the exons ATGTTGAAGGGTTTTATCAATAGTCACAGTAATATGTGCATATTAACAGGAGCAGGAGTATCCACAGAAAGTGGTATTCCTGATTATAGATCCGAAGGCGTTGGCCTTTATGCAAGAAGCAATCGCAGACCAGTTCTTTACAAAGACTTTTGTAACAGCGCTGAGATTAGAAGGCGATATTGGGCTCGAAATTATATAGGTTGGCCAAG ATTTTCTTCTGTTAAAGCAAATAGTGTGCatgaaatactaaaaaaattagaagatcATAACAAAATAAGATGTATCGTTACACAAAATGTTGACAACTTGCACACAAAAGCAGGCAGCAAAAAAGTGATAGAGTTACATGGGACAGCATTTAAAGTAATGTGTCTCAACTGTAATGAAAGAATATGTAGATATCAATTGCAAGAAATTTTAGATAGAATGAATCCAAACATGACAGGGACTAGTGAAATGATAAGACCCGATGGAGATGTGGATATATCGCaa GAGCAAGTAGAAAGATTCAAAATTCCACCGTGTGAAAATTGTGGTGGTGTTCTTAAGCCAGACATAATCTTCTTTGGGGACAATGTCCCACGTCAAATTGTAGAAAGTGTCAGATATAATGTTGAGCATTCAGATTCTCTACTAATTTTGGGTACAACACTAACTACATTTTCTGGCTATCGAATCGCGTTGCAAGCTAGCCATGCTAAAAAGCCAATAGCCATAGTGAATATTGGAAAAACCAGAGCAGACAATCTCGCGGAAATCAAAGTGGAAGGTAGATGTGGcgatattttatcgagaaTTTACTCAATGATTGATCAACATGAGGAATGTATggaatgttaa